A genomic segment from Sorangium aterium encodes:
- a CDS encoding GNAT family N-acetyltransferase, with translation MEMRQGGDGRAGSAMPDGIVRGAQAGDLPGVLELYRALHPEDAPFPPEPELSALWKRMIEQPGHHLFVLERDAALAACCSLIVIPNLTRGGRPYALLENVVTHREHRRRGFGARVVRHALAEAWEAGCYKVMLMTGSREPEVHRFYEACGFRAGEKTGFLARPGAGR, from the coding sequence ATGGAGATGCGACAGGGCGGCGATGGGCGGGCGGGCTCGGCAATGCCGGACGGCATCGTCCGGGGGGCGCAGGCGGGGGATCTTCCGGGGGTCCTGGAGCTCTATCGTGCTCTCCACCCCGAGGACGCGCCGTTCCCTCCCGAGCCCGAGCTCTCCGCGCTCTGGAAGCGCATGATCGAGCAGCCCGGGCATCACCTCTTCGTCCTGGAGCGCGACGCCGCCCTCGCCGCCTGCTGCTCCCTCATCGTCATTCCGAACCTCACGCGCGGGGGCCGGCCGTATGCCTTGCTGGAGAATGTGGTGACCCACCGCGAGCACCGGCGTAGAGGCTTCGGCGCGCGCGTCGTTCGCCATGCGCTGGCGGAGGCCTGGGAGGCCGGGTGCTACAAGGTCATGCTCATGACAGGGTCCCGCGAGCCCGAGGTGCACCGCTTCTATGAGGCGTGCGGCTTCCGCGCGGGCGAGAAGACCGGCTTCCTGGCGCGCCCCGGCGCCGGGCGCTAG
- a CDS encoding Uma2 family endonuclease, translated as MQHAALARRLRHVRAPSPLHFPEEALVPETKRHLEIRTLLYVVLKTFADRASIGSDQFVYWSASDPSRCLAPDAFVRLGTPDTPFGSWKTWERGAPELAVEIVSEHDSDPQTWADKLRKYHELGVLELVAFDPDAASGERLRVWDRIDDDLIERVVEGERSPCTVLNLHWVIVPAAGQPAALRLARTPDGAELVPTPEEAERRRAEAEQAARATAERRVAELEAELRRRGG; from the coding sequence ATGCAGCACGCCGCGCTCGCGCGCCGGCTCCGCCACGTTCGCGCGCCTTCCCCGCTCCACTTCCCGGAAGAGGCCCTCGTGCCGGAGACCAAGCGCCACCTCGAGATCAGGACCCTGCTCTATGTGGTGCTCAAGACCTTCGCGGATCGCGCGTCGATCGGATCCGACCAGTTCGTCTACTGGTCCGCGTCGGATCCGAGCCGGTGTCTGGCGCCGGACGCCTTTGTCCGGCTCGGCACCCCTGACACGCCGTTCGGCTCCTGGAAGACGTGGGAGCGTGGTGCCCCTGAGCTCGCCGTCGAGATCGTGAGCGAGCACGACTCGGATCCGCAGACGTGGGCCGACAAGCTCCGCAAGTACCACGAGCTCGGCGTGCTGGAGCTCGTCGCGTTCGATCCTGACGCCGCGTCAGGAGAGCGGCTGCGGGTCTGGGATCGCATCGACGACGATCTGATCGAGCGCGTCGTCGAAGGGGAACGCAGCCCGTGCACCGTGCTCAATCTGCACTGGGTCATCGTCCCTGCCGCAGGCCAGCCGGCGGCGCTTCGGCTCGCCCGCACCCCCGACGGGGCGGAGCTCGTCCCGACCCCTGAGGAGGCGGAGCGACGCCGCGCCGAGGCCGAGCAGGCCGCCCGCGCGACGGCGGAGCGGCGAGTCGCCGAGCTCGAGGCCGAGCTGCGCCGACGAGGCGGCTGA
- a CDS encoding DUF692 domain-containing protein produces the protein MIPVGLTLQPDAAFLDLLAEVILRDADYYEVAPETLWRVPDAAEADLQENGFHRRFAELARRSDRPFVAHGVGWSLGGASAADAGRRARWLAALRRDHAIFRFRWYTDHLGISAPAGLSAGLPLPMPMSAHGAAVARRALRAMQAVVEDVGVENSVSYFVLGDPLDEPRFLERILRAPRTHLLLDLHNVHTMAENFGFDPAEYVARLDLARVIEIHLSGGGPSDPGWLPSGRVLRLDGHDDAVPEPVWRLLDEVAPRCPNLRGVTLERMEGTVHGAGDVAAVREELRRARRALGRRGRRR, from the coding sequence TTGATCCCGGTCGGCCTCACGCTCCAGCCCGACGCGGCGTTCCTCGACCTGCTGGCCGAGGTGATCCTGCGCGACGCCGACTACTACGAGGTGGCGCCCGAGACGCTCTGGCGCGTGCCGGACGCCGCCGAGGCCGATCTCCAGGAGAACGGCTTCCACCGCCGCTTCGCCGAGCTGGCGCGCCGGTCGGACCGGCCGTTCGTCGCCCACGGCGTCGGCTGGTCGCTCGGCGGCGCCTCGGCCGCCGACGCGGGCCGGCGCGCCCGCTGGCTCGCGGCCCTCCGGCGCGACCACGCGATCTTCCGCTTCCGCTGGTACACGGATCACCTGGGGATCAGCGCGCCCGCCGGCCTTTCGGCCGGGCTGCCGCTCCCGATGCCCATGAGCGCGCACGGCGCCGCGGTCGCCCGCCGCGCGCTCCGGGCGATGCAGGCCGTCGTCGAGGACGTCGGCGTCGAGAACAGCGTCAGCTACTTCGTGCTCGGCGATCCGCTGGACGAGCCGCGCTTCCTCGAGCGCATCCTGAGGGCGCCGCGGACGCACCTGCTGCTCGACCTGCACAACGTCCACACCATGGCGGAGAACTTCGGCTTCGATCCGGCCGAGTACGTGGCGCGGCTCGATCTCGCCCGGGTGATCGAGATCCACCTCTCCGGCGGCGGTCCGAGCGATCCGGGCTGGCTGCCTTCGGGCCGGGTGTTGCGGCTCGACGGCCACGACGACGCGGTGCCGGAGCCGGTGTGGCGCCTCCTGGACGAGGTCGCGCCGCGCTGCCCGAACCTGCGCGGGGTGACCCTGGAGCGCATGGAGGGCACGGTGCACGGCGCGGGCGACGTGGCTGCCGTGCGGGAGGAGCTTCGCCGCGCGCGGCGCGCGCTCGGCAGGCGCGGGAGGCGCAGGTGA